One Caldisericia bacterium DNA segment encodes these proteins:
- a CDS encoding dinitrogenase iron-molybdenum cofactor biosynthesis protein produces the protein MRIAITSTGKTLESEIDPRFGRCAYFIIVETDTMDFEAIPNQFAMAAQGAGIQAAQFIISKGVRKIVSGDFGPNSAGILSSAGIELIRVPPGTKVKDAVEMAKSGAQPSYEAPRRIEPMGPPPVPPAHEIHSLKNELDDLKKEIEEIKKLLKEIKENR, from the coding sequence ATGAGAATAGCAATAACATCAACAGGAAAGACTCTTGAGTCAGAGATTGATCCAAGATTTGGGAGATGTGCATACTTTATAATTGTTGAAACTGACACCATGGACTTTGAAGCTATCCCAAATCAGTTTGCCATGGCAGCACAGGGAGCAGGTATTCAAGCAGCTCAGTTTATTATCAGTAAGGGTGTAAGAAAAATCGTAAGTGGTGACTTTGGTCCCAATAGTGCAGGAATTTTATCCAGTGCAGGAATTGAATTGATAAGAGTTCCCCCTGGTACAAAAGTAAAAGATGCTGTAGAGATGGCAAAAAGTGGTGCGCAACCATCCTATGAAGCTCCAAGAAGGATTGAACCCATGGGACCCCCACCAGTTCCCCCTGCACATGAAATTCATTCTCTTAAAAATGAACTGGATGATCTAAAAAAAGAGATTGAAGAGATA